The genome window TCGGAGAACCGTCCCGCGTAGCCATGCTGCTGAGCCTGTTAGGCGGCAAAGCGCTGCCTGCCAGTGAGCTTGCTCGAGCTGCCCGCATTACTCCCCAAACGGCCAGCGCTCATCTGTCCAAGCTGGTCGAAGGTGGCCTTTTGGTGAACGAGTCTTACGGACGGCACAGATACTACCGGCTCGCGAATGCAGAAGTGGCACATGCTATCGAAGCGCTGCTCGCTATCGCGACTCCCAAGCCCATCCGTTCATTGCGTGAATCGGATCAGGTACGGGCGATGCGTTACGCTCGCACCTGCTATGACCATTTAGCCGGTGAAGTTGGCGTGGCGCTGACGGATCGGCTGCTCGCCTTGCAATTGATCGAAGAGATCGATCAGGACTTTGTGCTGACCGAAGCCGGCAAAGATAAGCTCGGGAAGCTCGGCGTCGATCTCCATTTCAGCCCCAAAAGCCGGCGTCGCTTTGCCCGGCCTTGCCTGGACTGGAGTGAACGCCGGCACCACCTCGCTGGCGTCCTCGGGGCCTCATTGACCAAGCGGCTGTTTGAGCTCGGCTGGATTGAGCGTATGCCTGATTGCCGAGCTGTACGCCTCACACCTGCAGGTGAAACGGGACTGACCGAACAGTTCGGGGTACCGATTCCCCCGCCGAAAGAAGCCGTTCGCTGAGCAGCTCCTCGTCGCAATTGTCAGGTGCTTGTCGCTGGCAATTGCGACTGCTTTTTGGCGGCGAACGTCCAGTTTACGAGAAAAATCCCGATAAAAATGAGCAGCCCTCCTGCATACACATGCCAT of Brevibacillus choshinensis contains these proteins:
- a CDS encoding ArsR/SmtB family transcription factor, with the protein product MSSSSSPNVSEVASLIGEPSRVAMLLSLLGGKALPASELARAARITPQTASAHLSKLVEGGLLVNESYGRHRYYRLANAEVAHAIEALLAIATPKPIRSLRESDQVRAMRYARTCYDHLAGEVGVALTDRLLALQLIEEIDQDFVLTEAGKDKLGKLGVDLHFSPKSRRRFARPCLDWSERRHHLAGVLGASLTKRLFELGWIERMPDCRAVRLTPAGETGLTEQFGVPIPPPKEAVR